TGACTATTACTCTCCAGAGTTATTTCATCATCAGGCATATAACGACCTAACACTCTTCTTACCTGCTTTTCAGCAACATGGTATTGTCTCGACACAGTCTTCTTTATTGGCACCACGAACGTTCTCTCACCAAATACATAAATTTCATACTCAGGTTCATCAGTTTCAGCGTTTCTGACAACAACCACTGGTCTTGCAAGGTCACTTTCAGTAAGTCCGTGGGGGACCTTTACAGCAGTCTCGAGAGTATAGACCTTCTCAACATCACCATTCTTTATAAAAACTACAGTATCAATAATGGATGGAATCATACCCAAATCAACTCTACTAATAAACCTTTGAACAGCATCTATAGGTGATGTAGCATGAACAACACCGACCATACCCACACCAGCTAACCTCAGATCCGTAAAAAGCTCAAAATCCTTAGTATCCCTCATCTCATCATAAATAGTATAGTCCGGCCTCGAGAGCAAAAGAACATCATGAAGCTCCTCAGAAGTAGCATAAGTTTTCGAAAGTTGCGTTATCTCAGGAGGAAGCTGCATATCCCTAGGAGACTCCACAGTTTTCACAATCTTACCCTTTTCATAGTAGAACTCAGCAAGAGCCTGAGCAAAAGTAGTCTTACCCATACCAGGAGCACCAGCAATAAGAATACCCTCAGCCCTCTTCTCAAACCTCTCAAGCAACCTCTTAGAAATTCGATAATCATTCAACCTCAACTTCCTCAAAGGTTTAACAATCGTGATCTCCATTCCATCACTTAGAGGTGGCTTTGTAGACACCACCCTATAGTGACCAACCTGGGCTATCAACGACCCAGACCTTGCAATCTCCTTTACAGATTCAGATGCAGACACCGAATATTCATGAATCTCCCTCAATAAAGCCTCCAATTCACCACGAGTAGTCGGCTCAGTATTTATATACTCAAGCCTCCACTCACCAGGTTTACCACGCTTAATCATAGGCGGAACACCCTCTTTAAGATGAACAGACATCACATCTTCCTCGAAAAATCTTGTAAACGAAGGTAAAACACTCTTATACGGAGCCTTAATCACATCTATTCCAACAGACTGAGCCATAGATACCAAAGTACTATCGTTCGTAATTATACCCAATCCCAAATCCTTAGCAACATTTATAAGAAAATGATTCTTATTCTCCTTAAAATCCTTGTAAGAAAGCCCTTTAGGCATATAATCAGTAAGCTCGACAGTAAAGAGCTCAGTATCCTTCGAAAAATTGTATAACTTCTCTAATATGATAGAATAGGAAATGGCCTCTTCAGGCGCATCTATAATCCTAAAGAAACCCAAATGCACGTACACCTTACCAGAAAACCGCCCACCTACACATAGCTCATTTATTCCCTCACCTGTCAACGAGGATAAATCCAACAAGTAATTCTTTTCTCCCAACATCATTTCTCCGAACCTATTCTTCATACACTAAAAGAGAAAAGACTA
This genomic interval from Thermoprotei archaeon contains the following:
- a CDS encoding ATPase, T2SS/T4P/T4SS family — protein: MKNRFGEMMLGEKNYLLDLSSLTGEGINELCVGGRFSGKVYVHLGFFRIIDAPEEAISYSIILEKLYNFSKDTELFTVELTDYMPKGLSYKDFKENKNHFLINVAKDLGLGIITNDSTLVSMAQSVGIDVIKAPYKSVLPSFTRFFEEDVMSVHLKEGVPPMIKRGKPGEWRLEYINTEPTTRGELEALLREIHEYSVSASESVKEIARSGSLIAQVGHYRVVSTKPPLSDGMEITIVKPLRKLRLNDYRISKRLLERFEKRAEGILIAGAPGMGKTTFAQALAEFYYEKGKIVKTVESPRDMQLPPEITQLSKTYATSEELHDVLLLSRPDYTIYDEMRDTKDFELFTDLRLAGVGMVGVVHATSPIDAVQRFISRVDLGMIPSIIDTVVFIKNGDVEKVYTLETAVKVPHGLTESDLARPVVVVRNAETDEPEYEIYVFGERTFVVPIKKTVSRQYHVAEKQVRRVLGRYMPDDEITLESNSQNKMLIKIPPEYMPMVIGKTRKKIDRISRQTGIQIELMPLE